TCTCGTCCATGCTGTTTGATTGCATTCGGCACTGACTGGTTGTAATGTGAATGATAATAAAGGTTATTATTATGTTCTATTGCCATTGTATTTCTATCGCCGTTAGAATCATAATACATCGTTTTAGTACCACTTATAGCTACTTTTGAATCAGATATGACATAAGTGTTATTTCCTATCGAAACAAATTTCCCATCATAGTACTTTTCATAGTATTTTTTATAACCATAGTAATAGTAATAGTCAGAATGCTCTATTAATCTAAAATAATTGCCATTAACAGCAACTTGTTTGGATGAATTCGTTGGTTTTCCGTCTGTCATAAAAATAATGTATTGATCACGTTCACTTCTATTTGTTGAGTTTTTTAAGATATTTTCAGCTATCTTTAATGCATCTGTGTAATTTGTCCCACCCTCAGCAGGAGCATTTTTTATTTTATCTATAATTTTATTTGGATCTGATTGGAGGGTACTGATTGTATATGTGGAGTTCACATCTGAATCAAAGGCTACAATCCCATACCGATCATTACCATTTTTAGAATTTGTTTTAAACGTATCAACTGCTTTTTGAACAGCTTCTTTTGCTAACTGAAGTTTTGTTTTTCCTTTACTGACTTCTTCTGACATCGAACCGGATTTATCAAAGACAATGACAACATCCATCGGCTTACGTACATTTGCTTGAGCCGTTCCTCCGGGAAGTAAATCAAACGTTACTGTAGTTGTTACTTTACCATCCCTACCGATTTCCAAAGTTTGCTGTCCACCAACTGTCGCATTTATCGAGAGGCCATCAACAGCTGACGCTTGATTAAAAGGGACAATGGATTGAACGATTAATAGAACCATCATAAATACTGCGAAAAAATATTTGTACATATGTAACCTCCCACGACATGTCCTACTACGAAAGATCTATAGTAGTTAGATAGTTCAATTATATCAGACAAAAGAATCAAATATAATAGCTTCATATAATTTTTACATAAATACTACAATATTAGACGTTTATTGCGCAGGAAATATTCTCTTCTTCACAAGTAAATGCTAGCTAACATATCCAGCTACCCTATTACGTCCAGCTCGTTTTGCACCTATATACATCGCACGGTCTGCATGGCGTATTAGTGATAATGGATCATCTGCATCATTTGGTGCTGTCGCCACACCAAAGCTTGCTGTTACAAAAAGAGCTTGTGTATGATTTGAGTTTTGTAGTGTGGATTCAATGATAAATGGTATATTAGCTATTTTTTGTCTTAGCTCTTC
This genomic stretch from Metabacillus sp. B2-18 harbors:
- a CDS encoding vWA domain-containing protein; this translates as MYKYFFAVFMMVLLIVQSIVPFNQASAVDGLSINATVGGQQTLEIGRDGKVTTTVTFDLLPGGTAQANVRKPMDVVIVFDKSGSMSEEVSKGKTKLQLAKEAVQKAVDTFKTNSKNGNDRYGIVAFDSDVNSTYTISTLQSDPNKIIDKIKNAPAEGGTNYTDALKIAENILKNSTNRSERDQYIIFMTDGKPTNSSKQVAVNGNYFRLIEHSDYYYYYGYKKYYEKYYDGKFVSIGNNTYVISDSKVAISGTKTMYYDSNGDRNTMAIEHNNNLYYHSHYNQSVPNAIKQHGREQAQSINNNKITLLSIGFGDRDQLDMNYLAELSSMSNGKAERATSDNLVKMFEDISTNISAEYPSLSNGFIRFKLPSGVTVQQTDAVSIVDDSVIMNLKDIKYNPNPPNAGDRSLYYELPVTFTATGDYNFSFDILYNSGNVTKKGIPFTVKVKERNIPLESISFNPKQKTIYVGEKFKVEDYLSFVPFDATNKLIGNVTTDYNVPIIIDRIGHEWYITGKDIGYTDIKAIADENSNISATMRVVVKRNTDFSDGGETGEDDQEGGSDPGDGSENGGGNTYDKENKW